Genomic DNA from Rana temporaria chromosome 1, aRanTem1.1, whole genome shotgun sequence:
TACAAAGTAATTCATATTTAAAGGAGTTGACATACATCTAAAATAAAGGCTGCTATTATATTATcagtgttgatttttttttgtatttttcaggcagaaaaataaaaaactggacGTTGAAGAAATTTGGCCATTGACAGAAAACACGTAAACTGAACAAAAGAAGTAACACCATAAAGGAAAAATAATTTCAATATatcaaataaaatgcaaaaaatacatttgttttataaAGAAGCTTTTCAAGACACGTAAGCTCAAAACATCTTCCCTGATGACCAGTAGCAAAGACATATCTAAAACCATTCAAGGAATAGATGCAAAGCGTGCCAATTCAGTATCATCACGTAAAGCTATCAGGCCAGAAACCGCTATATTAGTAAAAAGATCATCTGCAGGAAGCATGTCACAAAGTCAGGCCAACCGACCAGTCATCCCTCCTCGAAGACAGGGTTTTAAAGTGTGTTACATCTGTGGAAGAGAATTTGGTTCAAAATCTATTGCCATACATGAACCCAAATGCTTAGAAAAATGGCATATGGAGAATCAAAATCTGCCCAAGCATCTCAGAAGACCAGCCCCAGTGAAACCTCAGGCGGCTGCACATAGCTCCTCTAATGATGAGAATGAAGCCGCTTGGCAAAGCTCTCAAGCACAACTTTTACCATGTGGGAACTGTGGTCGTACCTTTCTTCCTGACAGACTTCTTGTGCACCAGAAAGGCTGTAAACCAAAAGACAATAATTTAGGTTCTGCCCATTCCACAGTTAATAAGACTGTAATGCATACCAGTTCATTGACAGCATCTAATACAGCCAGTGGCTTTTCTGATACTAAGATTCCTGACAATCCAACAAAACCAAAAACATTAGTTTGTTACATCTGCGGAAGGGAGTTTGGCACCAAATCTCTCCCAATCCATGAACCAAAATGCCTTGAGAAATGGAAAATAGAAAATGATAGGTTACCTAAAGGACAAAAGAGACCCGTTCCTCAGAAACCTCAGGTGGCTTTTTCTAAAGGGGTCAGCCAAAAAGAACAAAATGAAGCAGCTCGGCAGAGCTTTAAGGATCAGTTGCTGCCCTGTCCAAACTGTGGTAGAACTTTTGCAAGTGACCGACTTCaagtccaccaaagaagttgcaAGGTTAAACCTTTAGATTCCAGTGTCAGGAGCCCAGACATGCTCAGTAACACAGCAAAGCTAAAACGCGAAGatgcagaattaaaaaacaataagGTAAAGAGTTCATTTAAATTCTCTTTGCAgtagataaaaaatataaaattgtctAAAACCTCATTTGGAATACTGTTAGAAATGTATAGTAAACTAAACAGAATAGTCTCAACCGCTATTACATAGTGGTAGGTATACATTTGTAagtaaagtttaaaaaattagGTTCGATGTTTTGACAAGATGCATATTTATTCTTAAAGACCCACAATTTATAGAAAAATGATCTGTAACTTCTTCAGTAGTGGTTGTGGGATTAATACTAACGTGCCTcagcacacatttaaaaatatgaTAAAATCACATGAAAAGAGAAATGCAAAGCTGTAAatctagtcttttttttttgtctcacttTCACGTCAGATAATTATATAAGCATTATTTTTCTGTTTGTAGTCATACTGAAAAGCAGACACTGGCTTGAGACTATAATGTTATCTTTacaattacttaaagcgggagttcacccatttgtaaaaaaaaaaaatttctccccttagcttcctgctcgttcggtctaggggaatcggctatttgtattaaaatatgagcagtacttacccgttttcgagctgcatcttcttccgtcgcttccgggtatgggtcttcgggagcgggcgttccttcttgattgacagtcttccgagaggcttccgacggtcgcatccatcgcgtcactcgtagccgaaagaagccgaacgtcggtgcggctctatactgcgcctgcgcaccgacgttcggcttctttcggaaaatcgtgacgcgatggatgcgaccgtcggaagcctctcggaagcctgtcaatcaagaaggaacgcccattcccgaagcccatacccggaagcgacggagaggatgcatctcgtaaacgggtaagtactgcacatattttaaagtaaatagctgattcccctagtaaaaacgagcaggaatctaagggggaaaagtgccctctaagggtgaacccccgctttaaagagcagGCATTTATGGTGCACTTGTTAAGGCTCCCAAACATTGTCAGAAGTTATACTCTGTTTTTAAAATGGAAGTGATCAATGCAGTACGCCCCGTTTTGACTTTTCTTGAATGTCTTTTCCTAACCTCAGATCTCAAATCTCATGCAAAGTTTGATAGACAATGCCATAACTTTCCATATGCTTTGTGTAGGTCAACTGAAACACAAAGGAAGATCTCATTAAACAGGGAAATTGTATCAGAAAGATTTCCAGCATATACTAAGCCCAGTGTTAACAGGCCTGTCTGTTACTTTAGATAAATGATTTCTATTGTGGaaatgtcttaggccccatacacacgagaggatttatccgcgaatacggtccagcggaccgtttccgcggataaatcctctcgaggatttcagcggatttctatgcgatggagtgtactcaccatcgcattgaaatccgcgccgaaatcctctggcgatgacgtgtcgcgccgtcgccgcgattatgacgcggcgacgtgcgcgacgctgtcatataaggaattccacgcatgcgtctaatcattacgacgcatttgggggatcccttcggacggatggatccggtgagtctatacagaccagcggatccatccgttgggatggattccagcagatagatttgtttagcatgtcagcaaatattcgatctgctggaatccatcccaggggagaaatatccgcggaaacagatccgctggagtgtacacaccataggatctatccgctgaaacccatttgctgggatttttcagcgggtggattctatcgtgtgtatggggccttacagttcaACTAATGAAAGGAGAGGATGCAGCTTTATGCTAGAAAAAAACTGCATAGGCCTCACCTTTCAGagatagcttgaatatgtttttttGTCTGAGACACCCTTCACACTGGggaggtttgcaggcgctattgcgctaaaaatagcgcctgcaaaccgacctgaaacagcagctactgtttctccagtgtgaaagcccaaagggCTTTCacgctggagcggtgcgctggcaggacgaaAAACAaaatcctgctagccgcatctttgtagcggtgaaggagcggagtgtatactgctccttcactgctctgcccattaaaattaatgggACACTgcagctataccgctggcaatgcgcctctgcagagacgcattgcggatgttttttcccctttctcggccgctattGGGGGTAAAACCACCCCGCTAGTGCCCGAATAGCGCAGTGAAattagcggtaaagcaccgctaaaaatatcgcCGCTTCACCACCACCGCATCTCCCGCCCCAGTGCGAAAGGGGCCTGAGTTTCCGTCTTTGTCTCTTTTCTCACATCACTTCCGTTTATCTATCTAATATACAGGTACGTGCATATCTATTGGAAAAGTACATTTCCTTGTAAAACCAATTATGTTTGTAAGCAGTATCAGCTACACTATTAGTTCTTCTGCAAATATCAAAAGATAACTTTTATTCAATTGTTGTTTCGAATAACTGGCCTAGTATATATTTTTCCTTGTTGGGACagttaggccactttcacactgaggcgcttctaaactgctagtaaaacactgagcgcttttgaagagcttttcaggcTCTTTTGAAGAGCTTTCTATTCATTTCAATTGAGAGGGGGGTTTTTCACAGCCCTGCCAGCACacttccccagtgtgaaagcatttattgattttaaTGAAAATAGGTTTTCGTGAGCTTTTTAGGCGTCGTTTTTAGCGTGAAAGCGCCTaaaaaagcacctcagtgtgaaagtggtcttattaAAATGAAGAAGCCATCTTTGGGTTAAAATCTTTCCCCATACATAAACCTACATTATTTATGTTGTGGCTCCATTATATTGCAATGTTATATGTTCAGGCTCCATGCAGTTTCTGGCCCCAAGTAATGTCTAAAATTGATGGCTCTTGAGGTTCCCCTTTTATCTGAAATAGAGAATGCTGTATGATTCCCTACGCATATCCCTTCTACTAGTTTTTGCCCCTCTTCACTGCTGTTACTTAAAAATTCTTTCAGATGCATGGTAAGAAGGATTTCCACTGGGCAAAAATAACTTGTTGCTGGGTTAAAACATCTTCAACTCACCTGTAATTGAGATGCATGCAGGCAACTGTGATTTCTGTAATcagtaaacattaaaaatgtaatgtcaCTTTGCCCCATTCTGATCAAAGTGACATTGTCTGCAGATAACCCATTACCCTCCAGGCAGCTATATGGACAGAGCCATGTTTTCACTACAACTACCCACACCACAGAGGCCCTAGCAGGACGTCTGGGTATGGAGGAGCTTGTGACCTCCTCCAAGTGACAGTACTAGGGCATGAGCCTCCAATCAGCAGGTGCACTGCTGAATGGCGGGGTGGGCTTatcaccatcaccatcaccatCTGGTGTTGGAGCTCAATCAGGCTAGGATTCTTCAGGGGGATTGGCctatctgcagaaggacaatgtatCTCTTCAAGAATGCAGTAACTGGTCAAAATATGCTCCTGTTAACGTCCCTGTATGACTACCTTGAGAGCTTGAGAGCTGATTTCAGCTAACTTTTCTTGGTCACAGGTaaaattttattgagattttgtcATTCACTACTGTAAGTGGAGATAatctaaatgtaatgttaaattgaCACACAGTATAGGTGTTAGGTAGAGTCACGTGGCCTAATATtggtttatatttatatatatatagaacccCAATAAAAATTAAATGGCCATTAAATGAGACCTCTGAtgccttttatttttaaccaGCAGTGCATTTGTCAGGCCTCCAAAATGCTGAAAATGAATGTCCTTTGAAATAGAATAGCATAGATCTACTTGTTGAccatgggcagatgacaggtagaTCACTTCCATTCCTTGCTGACCCCTGCACTGCTCCTACCACATATGCAGAGCAGTGCAGGGAAGGAACAACTTAGTATGCTGCACCAGGGTCACTGATAAGGGGGTACCACAGGGCACCCCATGGGGATCCAAGCAGGGAACCTGGACAGGAGCAGGGCTGGCATTTACAGGAACTGATCCCCTGTAGTTCCCCCTTGCAGAGGCTGAATCCCggtttctcctcttcttcctcccacAACTTTCAGCTACTACAGGGGGGAACTACAGGGGATTGGTTCAAGTAAATGCCGGTATGctgcctctcctgtccaggttttcCTTCCTTCTGCTGACCAGACCTCCCCCCCATGTGCTTCCATGGTCACCCCTCCTTAGAGCACCAGCTTCTCCTCTTTCTCCCGCCAGCTGCTGTGGgggattgtttcaggatggatacAGTAAGTGATCAGCacttactgtgttcattcataactaaagcatagtaaaccCTGCTCCCATGTTTACTTGTCATTCAGTGAGTGTTTCTCAACGGGGCATGTCACATTCATcgggcagcgttttttttttttttggggggggggtttgtgtggGTCAGCGTTTATCGTGATTGATGCTGGATTTACATTGGGggatatgctgtttttttttttaataaaggatttgtcaaaaactgtgtttttatttacttttgaatttttttggggtgaatataccccatactcattcacatgggggggcaggatctgggagcCAGCTTGTCAAAGGGggattccagattccaataagttgCCCCCTGCACCCCAACAACCACCGGGCCAGAGTTGTGAGGAAGAGGctcgggaagaatgttccttatgaTTGTGGTCATTGGGATAGCTAAAAagttcaatggtgtcagtgggaacttatagaggcagaaattgcttatTGCTCAAGGAGCCTCTGGAGATACCCTAAGGTTCCATGAAACCCTGGTTAAGAAACCCTGATCTACTGTATTGTGGCCTAGCAGTTTTCTAGGCTACATGtactcaatggggttgattttctaaaactggagagtgctaaatctggtgcagctgtgtacagtagacaatcagcttcttacttcagcttgttcaattacgctttgacaaaaaacctggaatccgattggtttctatgtgcctggttttgcgctctccagttttagtaaatcaaccccagtgtgtacaGCTATGTGGTGCAGGAGCACATACATATTTTAACTCATTCCTGCCCAGCACAGGTTGATCCCCTTAGACTCACTGAGGTGCTAGGGTGCACAGGATCCTCCCCTGAATGCCAATATATAGGCCAGggttatgcaattagcggacctccagcggttgcagaactacaagtcccatgaggcatagcaagactctgacagccacaagcatgacacccagaggcagaggcatgatgggaattgtagttttgcaacatctggaggtccgctaattgcatatccctgatataggcACTCCCCAGGAGGCCCCTGGCTTAGCCTAACTAGCATCAGTAGTCCATTGCATACATTCCTCTCTCTGGCTTTATGGAAATAGACCCTAATAGTTTCAATCAGCACCTGTTTCTTTCCAGAAGATGATCTTGAGGTTGGGAGAAGGAAAAGTCCACGCAACAGAAGCCTCTTAAGTTTTTAGTGAAACAAAGTTGTTTTACATATATACATCCTATCAGTCATTCAAATGGTTATGGCACATTCCTTAGGTGCACCCAAATAGAGAACAGTAGAAGTTAAGAAGCACCCCATACCTTCAGGGGATTTTGCCGGAGTCTGACATCCCAAGCCAAAGGAATGTGAGTAGTCCCATTAGTCCTGTTACTGTACCTCTCCTTTATTGCTTCCCCCCCTAAGGAGAAGCTCCCACAAGCTAGAGCCTCAAAAATTACATCTCTACGTGCCTTCGTCCTTGCAATgtttagtttatatatatatatatatatatatatatatatatatatatacacatacacacacacacacacactttaactgCTTCCCTGCCCAGCCTATAATAAAATGATGGGCGAGTGGGAGTGCTGCCATCCTGAATGGAtgccatatgacgtcctcccagaatcgtgcCTTGCATGCACCCCATTTGGGTATGGAACCAGCACCACAGTTAACACAGATTAGCAATTTCTTTACCAAGAGGTGAGTATTAACCTTTGTTGCTGCAGGAAGGGCCATGAGTTTGTAGAATAGATAAATGTTAGTTTTAAACCATAAGTCTGTTTTTAGAGGAAGGATACTAAAACAAACTGAATAACAACATATCAACAGCTGAACCTGGTTTAGCTGAATTTACCCCCCAACATTTGTTTGTTTGATCTTGACCCCTAACACATGAATGCATGTGAAAAAATTTGGTATTTTATAttctcacttaaaggggttgtaaacatggccggatttcccacaaggccaccgaggccaggcctcggggcggcagtgggtgaaggGTGGCGACTTTTCGGCTttcgcggcccccccccccccgcactaacATGGCCCCCCCCTCAGGCGGCGGCACTTGTTATTTAGGCAGTGTAGCTATTTTTCGCCGCCCGCCGCCGAGTACTTCC
This window encodes:
- the LOC120932073 gene encoding zinc finger protein 474-like, which translates into the protein MTSSKDISKTIQGIDAKRANSVSSRKAIRPETAILVKRSSAGSMSQSQANRPVIPPRRQGFKVCYICGREFGSKSIAIHEPKCLEKWHMENQNLPKHLRRPAPVKPQAAAHSSSNDENEAAWQSSQAQLLPCGNCGRTFLPDRLLVHQKGCKPKDNNLGSAHSTVNKTVMHTSSLTASNTASGFSDTKIPDNPTKPKTLVCYICGREFGTKSLPIHEPKCLEKWKIENDRLPKGQKRPVPQKPQVAFSKGVSQKEQNEAARQSFKDQLLPCPNCGRTFASDRLQVHQRSCKVKPLDSSVRSPDMLSNTAKLKREDAELKNNKPPATKAPPTVVCYICGREFGTKSIAIHEPQCLKKWHIENDRLPKNLQRPEPKKPEVRTIGAKGSYDLVALNEAAWHSAQSQLVACDICGRTFLPDRLLVHQKSCKPKKTK